The stretch of DNA CAGAAGGCTCATCGGTTGACTCCGTGCATGCGGGTTTCCAGGTCGAAGAGGAATTCCAGCGCTTCCAGATGCCGCAACGCATCGGCGACCGATTTTCCCCAAGTGTAGAAGCCGTGTCCGGCGATGAGGTAGGCCAGGATGTCGCCGTGCATCTCGATGTATTCCTCGACTTTCAGGGCGAGGCGGGGGATGTTCTGATCGTTGGGGAAAATCGGCACGGCGATCCTTGTCTCGTGAGTGTCGATGCCGGCCAGCGCCTTCAGCAGCTCGTAGTCCTCCAGGATCACTTCACCGGCGACCAGCCGCGACAGCAGGGTGGCGGCCGGCGAGTGCGGATGCAGCACGGCACCGGCATCCGGATAGCGCCGGTAGATGCCGGTGTGCAGCAGGGTCTCCGCCGAGGGCCTCCTGCCGTCGAGCGAACGGCCTTCGGCATCCACCAGCATGATGTCCTCGGGAAGCAGGCGGCCCTTAGGCCGGCCGGAAACCGTGATGGCGATTCGGCCGTCGCTCAGGCGCGCGGAAAGGTTGCCGCTGGTGGCGGGAACCCAGCCGCGGCTGTCC from Methylococcus geothermalis encodes:
- a CDS encoding methylthioribulose 1-phosphate dehydratase, giving the protein MNRPAGAARIGRFHLDFLRRTSILHDTEFQTRAAELIDAGRFMDSRGWVPATSGNLSARLSDGRIAITVSGRPKGRLLPEDIMLVDAEGRSLDGRRPSAETLLHTGIYRRYPDAGAVLHPHSPAATLLSRLVAGEVILEDYELLKALAGIDTHETRIAVPIFPNDQNIPRLALKVEEYIEMHGDILAYLIAGHGFYTWGKSVADALRHLEALEFLFDLETRMHGVNR